A single genomic interval of Lewinellaceae bacterium harbors:
- a CDS encoding N-acetylornithine carbamoyltransferase has translation MKQFTSVHDVSNPEALVKEALALKQQPRGSLRHIGQNHTIALLFFNPSLRTRLSTQKAAIELGMSVMDYSAGQGWQLEFEDGAVMNLDKAEHIKEAAAVISQYADIIGIRTFPGLQDREQDYSDYILRQFQQYARVPVISLESAIRHPLQSLTDWATIEEYRPAHRPKVALSWAPHPRALPQAVANSFLEWMRLADVELVLTHPPGYELAEEFTRGVPVTHDQNDAFRGADFIYAKNWSSYQDYGRILSQDAGWMITPEKMALTNNGKFMHCLPVRRNVVVADAVLDDPNSLAVEQANNRTYAAMAVLKMLLER, from the coding sequence ATGAAGCAATTTACCTCCGTCCATGACGTCTCCAACCCCGAAGCCCTGGTGAAAGAAGCCCTGGCCCTGAAGCAGCAGCCCCGGGGCAGCCTGCGGCATATTGGCCAGAATCACACCATCGCCCTGCTCTTTTTCAACCCCAGCCTGCGCACCCGCCTGAGCACTCAGAAAGCGGCTATAGAACTGGGGATGTCGGTTATGGATTACAGTGCCGGCCAGGGTTGGCAACTGGAATTCGAGGACGGCGCCGTTATGAACCTGGATAAGGCGGAACACATCAAAGAAGCGGCGGCGGTGATCAGCCAGTATGCCGACATCATCGGCATCCGCACCTTCCCGGGCCTGCAGGACCGCGAGCAGGATTATTCGGACTACATCCTCCGGCAATTTCAGCAATACGCCCGGGTGCCGGTCATCAGCCTGGAGTCGGCCATCCGCCACCCCCTGCAGTCGCTGACGGACTGGGCGACGATCGAAGAGTACCGCCCGGCCCACCGCCCCAAAGTGGCGCTCAGTTGGGCGCCCCATCCGAGGGCGCTGCCGCAGGCCGTCGCCAACTCTTTCCTGGAGTGGATGAGGTTGGCCGACGTGGAACTGGTACTCACCCATCCGCCCGGCTATGAACTGGCGGAGGAATTTACCCGGGGGGTTCCTGTGACGCACGATCAAAATGACGCTTTCAGAGGCGCCGACTTCATCTACGCCAAGAACTGGTCGTCCTACCAGGACTACGGCCGGATTCTCAGCCAGGACGCCGGATGGATGATCACCCCCGAAAAGATGGCGCTGACCAATAATGGAAAATTCATGCACTGCCTGCCGGTGCGCCGCAATGTAGTGGTGGCCGACGCCGTGCTGGATGACCCCAATTCCCTGGCAGTCGAGCAGGCGAATAACCGGACTTATGCGGCGATGGCCGTATTGAAGATGCTTTTGGAAAGATAG